The window AACTCCTCGCCCGACCCCGTCGTGACGGGAGGAGGATGACATGCGGAGGTGAGCGCTCGATTCGAAGCAGGAGGAGCGCGTGGGCATGGAGTTGAAGGAGTTGGCAGCGAAGCTGAAGCAGGAGGTGGAGGGGCAGCGGAGCCGTGGGACACGGTGGAGATTCGACGAGGACTTCCGCGCGCGGGCGGTGGCGTACTTGAGAGCGCGTCAGGCGGAGGGTGGGACGCAAGAGGAAGCAGCGCGGGAGATGGGGCTGTCCTCGTGGACGCTGTCCAGGTGGGGCCGGCAGGGCGGGCCTGTGCGACGCGGGCGGCCGGCGCGAGTGTCGCCGGAGACAAGCACCGCGGCCTTCCACGCGGTGGCGGTGAAGCGCAAGGAGGAGGCCGAGGGAGTGCTGGTGGTGCACGGGCCTGGGGGCGTGCGGGTGGAGGGCCTCAGCGTGGAGCAGGTGGTGCGAGTGCTGAAGGGGCTCGGGGGATGATGGGCACGACGCGCAGGCTGGCGGTGTACGCGTACGCGCGCCCATGCGATATGCGCAAGTCCTTCGACACGCTGGCCGCGCTGGTGACGCAGGGCATGGGCCGCGACTTGCTGGGCGGAGACGTCTTCCTTTTCGTCGGCAGAAACCGCAAGCGGGCCAAGGCCCTCTTCTTCGACGGCACGGGGCTGTGTCTGTACGCGAAGCGGTTGGAGAAAGGCCGCTTCGCGGCGGTATGGAAGCGCGCGCAGAGGGAGGAGCCGGTGGCGCTGACGCTGCCGGAGTTGACGCTCTTCTTCGAGGGGGGCGAGGTGCTGGGAAGGCAAAGCCTCTCACCGGGGGCGGCCGAGGCGGTGCCGGTATTCGCGCGGGCGCGGGCGGCGGGCTGACGTCGCTTGCAACCTGCCAGGGGGTGTGGCACCAGCACGACTCGCATGGTGCGCCTCACCACCGAGAGGGACGTCGAAAGGCTGCGCCAGGCGGCGCTGCTGCTGGAGGCGGAGAATCGCCGCCTGACGTCCCGCGTGCTGGAGCTGACGCGCCAGTTGCTGACGGCGAAGGGCGAGGCGGCCGAAGTGCTGCAATTGCGGCTGGTGGAGTTGGAGCGGCAGCTGTCCCAGGCGCGCGACTCCCTCTACGGCCCCTCCAGCGAGAAGCGCCCGCGCCCCTCGGCCGCGCCCGTGCCGGCCCCCGCCGAAGCGAATTCCCCGCGCGGCCACGGGCCGCGCCAGCAGGCGCTGCCGGTGGAGGAGGTGGTGCATCTCTTGGACGTGGCGGACCAGCAATGCCCCCAGTGCGGCGGCGCGCTGTCCGCCATGACGGGCCAGTACGAGGAGGCCGAGGAAGTCGACGTGGTGGAGCGCCGCTTCGTCCTCAAGCGCCACCGCCGACAGAAGTACCGCTGCGGCTGCGGCGGGTGCGTGGAGACGGCGCTGGGCCCGCCGAAGCTTCAGCCCGGGGGGCGCTACTCGCTGGACTTCGCGCTGGAAGTCGCCGTCCAGAAGTACCTCGAGCACGCGCCGCTGGAGCGGCAGGTGCGGGCCATGGCGCGCGAGGGCCTGGCGGTGGACAGCCAGACACTCTGGGACCAGGTGCTGAGGCTTTCGCGCCTGCTGCTGCCCACCTGGGAGGCCCTGTGGCTCTCCCAGCTGCGCCGGCGGGTGCTGGGCGCGGATGAGACGCGCTGGCCGCTGC of the Corallococcus soli genome contains:
- the tnpB gene encoding IS66 family insertion sequence element accessory protein TnpB (TnpB, as the term is used for proteins encoded by IS66 family insertion elements, is considered an accessory protein, since TnpC, encoded by a neighboring gene, is a DDE family transposase.) encodes the protein MMGTTRRLAVYAYARPCDMRKSFDTLAALVTQGMGRDLLGGDVFLFVGRNRKRAKALFFDGTGLCLYAKRLEKGRFAAVWKRAQREEPVALTLPELTLFFEGGEVLGRQSLSPGAAEAVPVFARARAAG
- a CDS encoding IS66 family transposase; this encodes MVRLTTERDVERLRQAALLLEAENRRLTSRVLELTRQLLTAKGEAAEVLQLRLVELERQLSQARDSLYGPSSEKRPRPSAAPVPAPAEANSPRGHGPRQQALPVEEVVHLLDVADQQCPQCGGALSAMTGQYEEAEEVDVVERRFVLKRHRRQKYRCGCGGCVETALGPPKLQPGGRYSLDFALEVAVQKYLEHAPLERQVRAMAREGLAVDSQTLWDQVLRLSRLLLPTWEALWLSQLRRRVLGADETRWPL